A part of Amblyraja radiata isolate CabotCenter1 chromosome 23, sAmbRad1.1.pri, whole genome shotgun sequence genomic DNA contains:
- the b4galt5 gene encoding beta-1,4-galactosyltransferase 5 isoform X4 — MNNSLNDYPEDLNHSEVYLQTATFLPEDFTYRANLACPERLPSMKGPVDVNMTEISLDEIEELFSKDPYMQIGGHWKPRDCIPRWKVAILIPFRNRHEHLPILLRHLIPLLQHQRLEFAFYIIEQAGYHPFNRAMLFNVGFKEALKDMDWDCVIFHDVDHIPENDRNYYGCGEMPRHFAAKLDKYMYLLPYNEFFGGVSGLTVEQFKKINGFPNAFWGWGGEDDDLWNRVQFAKLTVTRPEGDLGKYKSVPHHHRGEVQFLGRYALLRHSKERQLLDGLQNLKYFPNITVEVLYKNITVNLTPELAPVSDY, encoded by the exons ATTATCCAGAGGATTTAAATCATAGCGAAGTGTACCTGCAAACCGCAACATTTCTTCCTGAAGATTTTACATATCGTGCAAATCTCGCTTGTCCGGAAAGACTTCCTTCTATGA AGGGCCCAGTGGATGTAAACATGACTGAAATTTCTTTGGACGAGATTGAGGAATTATTTAGTAAGGATCCTTACATGCAGATTGGTGGCCATTGGAAACCACGGGATTGCATACCACGTTGGAAG GTGGCCATTTTGATCCCATTCCGTAACCGTCATGAGCATCTTCCTATCCTGCTGAGGCATCTGATTCCATTGTTGCAGCACCAGCGCCTGGAGTTTGCCTTTTATATCattgaacag GCTGGGTACCATCCATTTAACCGTGCAATGCTCTTCAACGTTGGTTTTAAGGAGGCTTTGAAAGACATGGACTGGGATTGCGTGATCTTTCATGATGTGGATCATATACCAGAAAATGACCGCAACTACTATGGTTGTGGAGAGATGCCAAGGCACTTTGCGGCCAAGTTAGATAAATATATGTACCT ACTTCCTTACAATGAATTTTTTGGAGGAGTGAGTGGGTTAACAGTGGAACAATTTAAGAAAATTAATGGATTCCCAAATGCATTTTGGGGCTGGGGAGGTGAAGATGATGATCTTTGGAACAG GGTACAATTTGCAAAACTTACAGTAACAAGACCAGAAGGTGATTTAGGAAAATACAAATCTGTCCCTCACCACCATCGAGGGGAAGTGCAATTCTTGGGAAG ataTGCTCTATTGAGACATTCGAAAGAGAGGCAGCTGCTCGATGGTCTGCAAAACTTGAAGTACTTTCCAAACATCACAGTTGAAGTCTTGTATAAAAACATAACCGTAAACTTGACACCGGAGCTGGCTCCAGTGAGCGATTATTAA
- the b4galt5 gene encoding beta-1,4-galactosyltransferase 5 isoform X3, giving the protein MNNSLNGTDYPEDLNHSEVYLQTATFLPEDFTYRANLACPERLPSMKGPVDVNMTEISLDEIEELFSKDPYMQIGGHWKPRDCIPRWKVAILIPFRNRHEHLPILLRHLIPLLQHQRLEFAFYIIEQAGYHPFNRAMLFNVGFKEALKDMDWDCVIFHDVDHIPENDRNYYGCGEMPRHFAAKLDKYMYLLPYNEFFGGVSGLTVEQFKKINGFPNAFWGWGGEDDDLWNRVQFAKLTVTRPEGDLGKYKSVPHHHRGEVQFLGRYALLRHSKERQLLDGLQNLKYFPNITVEVLYKNITVNLTPELAPVSDY; this is encoded by the exons ATTATCCAGAGGATTTAAATCATAGCGAAGTGTACCTGCAAACCGCAACATTTCTTCCTGAAGATTTTACATATCGTGCAAATCTCGCTTGTCCGGAAAGACTTCCTTCTATGA AGGGCCCAGTGGATGTAAACATGACTGAAATTTCTTTGGACGAGATTGAGGAATTATTTAGTAAGGATCCTTACATGCAGATTGGTGGCCATTGGAAACCACGGGATTGCATACCACGTTGGAAG GTGGCCATTTTGATCCCATTCCGTAACCGTCATGAGCATCTTCCTATCCTGCTGAGGCATCTGATTCCATTGTTGCAGCACCAGCGCCTGGAGTTTGCCTTTTATATCattgaacag GCTGGGTACCATCCATTTAACCGTGCAATGCTCTTCAACGTTGGTTTTAAGGAGGCTTTGAAAGACATGGACTGGGATTGCGTGATCTTTCATGATGTGGATCATATACCAGAAAATGACCGCAACTACTATGGTTGTGGAGAGATGCCAAGGCACTTTGCGGCCAAGTTAGATAAATATATGTACCT ACTTCCTTACAATGAATTTTTTGGAGGAGTGAGTGGGTTAACAGTGGAACAATTTAAGAAAATTAATGGATTCCCAAATGCATTTTGGGGCTGGGGAGGTGAAGATGATGATCTTTGGAACAG GGTACAATTTGCAAAACTTACAGTAACAAGACCAGAAGGTGATTTAGGAAAATACAAATCTGTCCCTCACCACCATCGAGGGGAAGTGCAATTCTTGGGAAG ataTGCTCTATTGAGACATTCGAAAGAGAGGCAGCTGCTCGATGGTCTGCAAAACTTGAAGTACTTTCCAAACATCACAGTTGAAGTCTTGTATAAAAACATAACCGTAAACTTGACACCGGAGCTGGCTCCAGTGAGCGATTATTAA